A window of the Pseudomonas sp. B21_DOA genome harbors these coding sequences:
- a CDS encoding pilus assembly protein, with product MNQNLSQTFLAITRNSTDLEWLQSALAPLGQVISAGAGSLDELLALVDVTFANLVFVGLDREHVVAQSALIEGALEAKPMLAIVALGDGMDNQLVLNAMRAGARDFVAYGSRSSEVAGLVRRLSKRLPAVAPNTQLGGLTVMYGVQSSSDGALLANHMAMVVQKSGQQTLLLDLGLPRGDSLALLGLESSFHFGDALRHLRRLDATLIDSAFTSAEHGLRILAYANSDEPLESTSAAELYMLLSALRQHFQHIVVNLTGQADSEALRTFVSHCDKLLWYTDQNVLNCRRNLAVLNQWREKGMKLEHGRLLIDRYLSNVAPDADTLGKTFNLEVIAVLAFSPDVRLNAKNQGVSLFELAPREKLTQSLRALGERLAKRSEGLSKPKVTWFDRLRGHS from the coding sequence ATGAACCAGAATCTCAGTCAAACCTTCCTCGCCATCACCCGCAACAGCACCGATCTGGAATGGCTGCAAAGCGCCCTCGCGCCACTCGGCCAGGTCATCAGCGCCGGTGCCGGCAGCCTCGACGAACTGCTCGCGCTGGTCGATGTAACGTTCGCCAATCTGGTCTTCGTCGGTCTCGACCGCGAGCACGTCGTCGCGCAGAGTGCGCTGATCGAAGGTGCGCTGGAAGCCAAGCCGATGCTGGCGATCGTTGCTCTCGGCGACGGCATGGACAATCAGCTGGTGCTCAATGCGATGCGCGCCGGTGCGCGGGATTTTGTCGCCTATGGCTCGCGTTCCAGCGAAGTGGCCGGGCTGGTGCGGCGCCTGAGTAAGCGCTTGCCGGCAGTTGCGCCCAATACCCAGCTCGGCGGGCTTACCGTGATGTACGGCGTGCAGAGCAGTTCCGACGGTGCCTTGCTCGCCAATCACATGGCCATGGTGGTGCAGAAGAGCGGCCAGCAAACCTTGCTGCTCGACCTTGGCCTGCCCCGTGGCGACAGCCTCGCGCTGTTGGGTCTGGAGAGTTCGTTTCACTTCGGCGATGCCCTGCGTCATTTGCGCCGCCTCGACGCCACGCTGATCGACAGCGCTTTCACCAGCGCCGAGCACGGCCTGCGAATTCTTGCTTACGCCAACAGCGACGAGCCGCTGGAATCCACCAGTGCCGCCGAGCTGTACATGCTCCTCAGCGCCCTGCGCCAGCACTTCCAGCACATTGTCGTGAACCTCACCGGGCAGGCCGACAGTGAAGCGTTGCGCACCTTCGTCAGCCATTGCGACAAACTGCTGTGGTACACCGACCAGAACGTACTCAACTGCCGACGCAACCTCGCCGTGCTCAACCAGTGGCGCGAGAAAGGCATGAAACTCGAGCACGGGCGCTTGCTGATCGATCGCTACCTGAGCAACGTTGCGCCGGATGCCGATACCCTGGGCAAGACCTTCAATCTGGAAGTCATCGCCGTGCTGGCGTTCAGTCCCGATGTGCGCCTGAACGCGAAAAACCAAGGCGTGAGTCTGTTCGAACTGGCGCCGCGAGAGAAACTCACCCAGAGCCTGCGCGCCCTCGGCGAACGTTTGGCCAAGCGTTCCGAAGGCTTGAGCAAACCAAAAGTCACCTGGTTTGATCGTCTGCGAGGTCACTCATGA